One Nicotiana tomentosiformis chromosome 4, ASM39032v3, whole genome shotgun sequence genomic window carries:
- the LOC138910188 gene encoding uncharacterized protein, with protein sequence MVLRMLELIRRKQRNPPSAIPQQKPVQQSFQKASPSKAALKEKLKQALQNIEDYEENQIMQLIEDVASTGESNKNNIVQPNEEVRIDIDDRVEAIREEVNPSREYIIDIPELVVQKAKAPLPKPPPPYPQRLAKQNGENKFKKFIQMMKSLSINMPLVEASEQMLGYAKFMKDLVTKKRSMNFETIKVTHQVSAIVHSMAPKLEDPSAFTISCTIGSVEFAKALCDLGESINLMPYLVFNTLGIGQPRPTSMRLQMADRTMKRLLGLIEDVLVWVDKFILPRDFVIIDCEVDYEVPNSLVRPFLTTGKALCDVEAGELTFWVGDDKLLFHVCMSMRQPNSN encoded by the exons ATGGTTCTACGAATGTTGGAACTTATTCGGAGGAAACAGAGAAATCCTCCCTCAGCAATTCCTCAACAG AAGCCCGTCCAACAAAGCTTCCAGAAAGCTTCACCTTCCAAGGCAGCCCTCAAGGAAAAGCTGAAACAAGCTTTACAAAATATTGAAGATTATGAAGAAAATCAAATCATGCAATTGATTGAAGACGTTGCTTCTACAGGAGAAAGCA ATAAGAACAATATTGTTCAACCAAATGaggaagttcggattgatattgatgatagagtGGAAGCGATTcgagaggaggtgaacccgtctagggaatacATCATTGACATACCGGAGCTAGTAGTGCAAAAGgcaaaggcaccattgcctaagcctccacctccataccctcaaagacttgccaagcaaaatggagagaataaattcaagaagttcattcaaatgatgaagagtctctcaatcaatatgCCATTGGTAGAAGCTTCTGAACAAATGCTCGGTTATGCAAAatttatgaaagatcttgtgacaaagaagcggtcgatgaattttgaaactatcaaagtcactcatcaagtgagtgcaattgttcattcaatggctcctaagttggaggatcccagtGCTTTCACGAtttcttgtacaattggaagtgtcgagtttgctaaagctctttgtgaccTTGGGgaaagtataaatttgatgccctatttggtTTTCAATACTTTGGGGATTGGTCAACCAAGACCCacttctatgagattgcaaatggccgatcgtaccatgaaaagGCTGTTGGGTctgattgaagatgttttggtctgggttgataaattcattcttccgaggGACTTTGTCATtatagattgtgaagttgattatgaagtgccaaATAGTCTTGTAAGACCTTTCCTTActacgggtaaggctctttgtgatgttgaagccggagaactcactttctgggTTGGTGATGATAAATTGCTATTCCATGTGTGTATGTCCATGCgacaaccaaatagcaattag